A region of Flavobacterium indicum GPTSA100-9 = DSM 17447 DNA encodes the following proteins:
- a CDS encoding MBL fold metallo-hydrolase yields MKIHFLGAASTVTGSKILVETQGLKILIDCGMFQGLKILRELNREPLAVPPSTIDFVLLTHGHLDHCGWLPKLVADGFNGKIFCTHPTKEITKLILEDSAKIQEEEAERANKENFSKHNPATPLYTVEDVEKVLPLFRVVDKDLEIKIEDNVWFKFFYAGHILGACSIELHIENKTLVFSGDIGQDDDVLMFQPEKPKAADYIFLESTYGNRIHPQEDTLLLLETIINNTYERNGNVIIPSFAVERVQTVMYLLWQLKKQNRIPDIKYIIDTPMGISVLDVFRANLKWHKLTPNESIEMCEMFTLITSFEDTIEAIYEERPKVVIAASGMITGGRVLAYLERYISKPENTVVLVGYQAEGTRGRKLLEGEKEIKMHGNYFNVEANIVSIEGLSAHGDQIDLLHWMSDLTNTPQKVFLIHGENLALDALRTKIQEKYSYNITIPMLGQVFEI; encoded by the coding sequence ATGAAAATACATTTTTTAGGTGCAGCAAGCACAGTCACAGGTTCAAAAATTTTAGTTGAAACACAAGGATTAAAAATTTTAATTGATTGTGGAATGTTTCAGGGTTTAAAAATATTAAGAGAATTAAATCGAGAACCGCTAGCTGTACCCCCAAGTACTATTGATTTTGTACTTCTAACTCATGGACATTTAGATCATTGTGGATGGTTACCCAAGCTAGTTGCAGATGGATTTAATGGAAAAATATTTTGTACACATCCAACGAAAGAAATTACAAAACTAATCTTAGAGGATAGTGCCAAAATTCAGGAAGAGGAAGCAGAAAGAGCGAATAAAGAAAATTTTTCAAAGCACAATCCGGCAACGCCACTTTATACAGTAGAAGATGTAGAAAAAGTACTGCCTCTTTTTAGAGTTGTTGATAAAGATCTTGAAATTAAAATAGAGGATAATGTTTGGTTTAAATTCTTTTATGCTGGACATATTTTAGGCGCTTGTTCTATTGAATTACATATTGAAAATAAAACCTTAGTGTTTTCAGGAGATATAGGGCAAGATGACGATGTATTAATGTTTCAACCTGAAAAACCAAAAGCAGCAGATTATATTTTTTTAGAAAGTACCTATGGAAATAGAATTCATCCGCAAGAAGATACTTTATTGCTTTTAGAAACAATAATAAATAATACGTATGAACGAAATGGGAATGTAATCATTCCAAGTTTTGCTGTAGAACGTGTACAAACGGTTATGTATTTATTATGGCAATTAAAAAAACAAAATCGAATTCCTGATATAAAATATATAATTGATACCCCAATGGGTATTAGTGTGTTAGATGTGTTTAGGGCTAATTTAAAATGGCATAAATTAACTCCTAATGAAAGTATAGAGATGTGTGAAATGTTTACCCTTATTACTAGTTTTGAAGATACTATTGAAGCGATTTATGAAGAAAGACCTAAGGTTGTAATCGCAGCGAGTGGTATGATTACAGGTGGTAGGGTTTTGGCTTATTTAGAAAGATATATTTCAAAACCAGAAAACACGGTTGTATTAGTGGGGTATCAAGCTGAAGGTACACGAGGTAGAAAACTTTTAGAAGGTGAAAAAGAAATTAAAATGCATGGTAACTATTTTAATGTTGAAGCCAATATAGTTTCAATAGAGGGTTTATCGGCGCATGGCGATCAAATTGATTTATTGCATTGGATGTCGGATTTGACCAATACACCTCAAAAAGTATTTTTAATTCATGGTGAAAATTTAGCTTTAGATGCTTTAAGAACCAAGATTCAAGAGAAATATAGTTATAATATAACCATTCCAATGTTAGGTCAAGTATTTGAAATTTAA
- a CDS encoding ATP cone domain-containing protein, which produces MKVTKFSGEIVDYDQSKLVRSLKKSGANDVVVSEILNIIEPQLYDGISSKKIYKLAYQLLKKNCSNVHAARYNLRTALLGLGPAGFYFEKYIAKIHEYLGFDTTTNVILNGTCVSHEIDVVLLKDEKIKMIECKFHSSNDAKSDVKIPMYILSRFNDLKNRDFQLFGKTRQIESCLIVTNNKFTEDALKFGNCSNLELLSWDYPEKNGLRELIDKLKLYPVTCLTTLTQVEKEKLLAVEIITVKELVEQNDWLEKLEISKPRIRRILAEAHQL; this is translated from the coding sequence ATGAAAGTTACAAAATTTTCTGGCGAAATAGTAGACTATGATCAATCTAAATTGGTGCGTTCTTTAAAAAAATCAGGAGCTAATGATGTGGTTGTGTCTGAAATTTTGAATATTATAGAGCCACAATTGTATGATGGTATTTCTTCTAAAAAAATTTACAAGTTAGCTTATCAGCTGTTAAAGAAAAATTGTTCCAATGTGCATGCCGCTCGCTACAATTTAAGAACGGCATTATTGGGATTAGGGCCTGCCGGATTTTATTTTGAAAAATATATAGCTAAAATACATGAATATCTTGGATTTGATACTACAACAAATGTTATTTTAAATGGTACTTGTGTTTCACATGAAATAGATGTTGTGTTGTTGAAAGACGAGAAAATTAAAATGATCGAATGTAAGTTTCATTCTAGTAATGATGCAAAATCGGATGTGAAAATACCTATGTATATTTTGTCTCGTTTCAATGATTTAAAAAATAGAGATTTTCAATTGTTTGGTAAAACAAGGCAAATTGAAAGTTGTTTGATTGTTACCAATAATAAATTCACTGAAGATGCTTTAAAATTTGGTAACTGTTCAAATTTAGAATTATTAAGTTGGGATTATCCAGAAAAAAATGGATTGCGTGAACTTATCGATAAATTGAAATTATATCCTGTAACTTGTTTAACCACATTGACACAAGTTGAAAAAGAAAAATTATTGGCTGTTGAAATTATTACAGTTAAAGAGTTAGTAGAACAAAACGATTGGCTAGAAAAATTAGAAATTAGCAAACCGAGAATTAGAAGAATTTTAGCGGAAGCTCATCAATTATAA
- a CDS encoding exosortase F system-associated membrane protein, with protein sequence MWQKLLQNKKQLVFVLLFVLGLVLIRAFENELFYDPFLEFFKDDFQNHKLPKFNSIQLFFGLLFRYTLNSIFTVLIIKTLFQQKSIVNLTLFLLLLFFCVLVIAMFFILHFSKQPDYLTLFYIRRFLIQPLFLILFIPAFFYQKTVQ encoded by the coding sequence ATGTGGCAAAAGTTACTGCAAAATAAAAAGCAATTAGTTTTTGTATTATTATTTGTTTTAGGGCTAGTGTTAATTCGAGCTTTTGAAAATGAATTGTTTTATGATCCTTTTTTAGAATTTTTTAAAGATGATTTTCAAAACCATAAACTGCCTAAATTTAATTCCATTCAATTGTTTTTTGGATTGCTTTTTCGCTATACATTAAATAGTATTTTTACCGTTCTAATTATTAAAACTTTATTTCAACAAAAATCTATTGTAAACCTAACTCTTTTTTTGTTGTTACTCTTTTTTTGTGTTTTGGTAATTGCGATGTTTTTTATTTTACATTTTTCAAAACAACCGGATTATTTAACTCTTTTTTATATTAGAAGATTTTTAATTCAGCCTTTGTTTTTAATATTATTTATTCCTGCCTTTTTTTATCAAAAAACAGTACAATAA
- the xrtF gene encoding exosortase family protein XrtF yields MLKITILKNIIKQHKPFFVFLLKFLVFYLVFTVLYKLFLNEFKMEKNEVDYITENVAEQTKVTLVFFGKDCEISKHEFEPSYKILYQGKYVARVIEGCNAISVIILFASFIFAFSTSFGKTFLYIFLGSILIYVLNFFRIALLSVALYHFPQYEHVLHNIVFPLVIYGIVFLLWILWVTKISGYVAKVTAK; encoded by the coding sequence TTGTTAAAAATCACTATTTTGAAAAACATCATTAAACAACATAAACCCTTTTTTGTTTTTTTGTTAAAGTTTTTAGTGTTCTATTTAGTTTTTACTGTTTTATACAAGTTGTTTTTAAATGAATTTAAAATGGAGAAAAATGAAGTAGATTACATTACTGAAAATGTTGCAGAACAAACTAAAGTAACTTTGGTGTTCTTTGGTAAAGATTGTGAAATTTCAAAACATGAATTTGAACCTTCGTATAAAATTCTTTATCAAGGCAAGTATGTTGCTAGGGTAATTGAAGGATGTAATGCTATTAGTGTTATTATTTTGTTTGCTTCATTTATTTTTGCTTTTTCAACTTCGTTCGGAAAAACCTTCTTATATATATTTTTGGGTTCCATTTTGATTTATGTTTTAAATTTTTTCAGAATAGCTTTATTGAGCGTAGCTTTATATCATTTTCCTCAATACGAGCATGTATTGCATAATATTGTTTTTCCTCTTGTGATTTATGGGATAGTGTTTTTACTTTGGATTTTATGGGTAACAAAAATTTCTGGATATGTGGCAAAAGTTACTGCAAAATAA
- a CDS encoding GAF domain-containing protein, with amino-acid sequence MNFENLKPQVEIIVQSQLERDEKLKKICQLLSDSVSYYDWVGYYFANHETKTLHLGPYVGAATDHTVIPFGKGICGQVAESNANFVVPDVKAQDNYIACSITVKSEIVVPLFVNGKNIGQIDIDSHVIDPFTTEDERFLEFVNEQVATLF; translated from the coding sequence ATGAATTTTGAAAATTTAAAACCGCAAGTCGAAATTATTGTTCAAAGTCAATTAGAGAGAGACGAAAAATTAAAAAAAATATGCCAGTTATTATCTGATTCTGTAAGTTATTATGATTGGGTGGGTTATTACTTTGCCAATCACGAAACTAAAACCTTGCATTTAGGCCCTTATGTTGGTGCCGCAACAGACCATACGGTTATCCCCTTTGGAAAAGGTATTTGTGGTCAGGTAGCTGAATCAAATGCAAATTTTGTTGTACCCGATGTTAAAGCACAAGACAACTACATTGCCTGTAGCATTACAGTAAAATCAGAAATTGTTGTACCTTTATTTGTTAACGGTAAAAACATAGGACAAATTGATATTGACAGTCATGTAATAGATCCATTTACTACAGAAGACGAAAGATTCTTAGAATTTGTAAATGAACAAGTTGCAACACTTTTTTAA
- the rpsO gene encoding 30S ribosomal protein S15: protein MYLSKEKKAEIFATHGGAATNTGSTEGQIALFTFRINHLTEHLKRNRHDYNTERSLVKLVGKRRSQLDYLKKKDINKYREILKTLNIRK, encoded by the coding sequence ATGTACTTATCAAAAGAGAAAAAAGCTGAAATTTTTGCAACTCATGGTGGAGCTGCAACTAACACAGGTTCAACAGAAGGACAAATCGCATTGTTTACTTTCAGAATCAACCACTTAACTGAGCACTTAAAAAGAAATCGTCATGATTACAACACTGAGCGTTCATTAGTGAAGTTGGTAGGAAAAAGAAGAAGTCAATTAGACTACTTAAAGAAAAAAGATATCAACAAATATCGTGAGATTCTGAAAACATTAAACATCAGAAAATAA
- a CDS encoding polyribonucleotide nucleotidyltransferase encodes MIPKVTQEIIDLGDGRTITIETGKLAKQADGSVVVRMGDAMLLATAVSARTANPGIDFLPLTVDYREKFAAAGRFPGGFFKREARPSDQEILTMRLVDRVLRPLFPDDYHAETQIMIQLMSHDDNVMPDALTGLAASAALAVSDIPFYNLISEVRVGRVNGKLIINPSREELEQSDIDMMIGASKDSVCMVEGEMKEISEAEMVEAIKFAHEAIKLQIEAQEKLRAAIGTPAYREYEPEKEDEAVYAKVKAAAYDKYYAIAQEASAKSERGEKFAIVKEEVKALYSEEEYAENADLAELVSKYNYKVQKTAVRNVILEKGIRLDGRKTTEIRPIWCEVDYLPSAHGSAVFTRGETQALATVTLGTSREANVIDLPSEQGEERFYLHYNFPPFSTGEAKPLRGTSRREVGHGNLAQRALKNMIPADCPYTIRIVSEVLESNGSSSMATVCSGTLALMDAGVQMVKPVSGIAMGLITDGEKFAVLSDILGDEDHLGDMDFKVTGTADGITACQMDIKIEGLRYDIMEQALEQARDGRLHILGKITETIAQPNATVKAKAPKIVKFSIPKDFIGAIIGPGGKNIQGLQADTETTIVITEVGDFGEIEILGTKQEGMDKAFATIQNQVFAPVEGETYKVKVTKVLDFGAVVEFVPGKDSLLHVSEWDWKRIEKISDFVKEGDELEVKYLGLDPKTRKPKVSRKALLPRPPREDKKPENKENKDNPQG; translated from the coding sequence ATGATTCCAAAAGTAACCCAAGAAATTATCGATTTAGGTGATGGAAGAACAATCACAATCGAAACAGGAAAATTAGCCAAACAAGCAGATGGGTCTGTCGTGGTACGTATGGGCGACGCAATGTTGCTTGCAACTGCTGTATCTGCCCGTACTGCCAATCCGGGTATTGATTTTTTACCTTTAACAGTAGATTACCGCGAAAAATTTGCAGCGGCCGGTCGTTTTCCAGGAGGATTCTTCAAAAGAGAAGCACGTCCTAGCGACCAAGAAATTTTAACAATGCGTTTGGTAGACCGCGTTTTACGCCCTTTATTCCCAGACGATTATCACGCTGAAACTCAAATCATGATTCAGTTAATGTCTCATGACGACAATGTAATGCCTGATGCTTTAACAGGTTTAGCTGCTTCGGCTGCATTAGCTGTTTCAGACATTCCTTTTTACAACTTAATCTCTGAAGTAAGAGTAGGTCGTGTAAATGGAAAATTAATCATCAATCCTAGCCGTGAAGAATTAGAACAATCTGACATCGACATGATGATTGGAGCTTCTAAAGATTCTGTTTGTATGGTGGAAGGTGAGATGAAAGAAATCTCAGAAGCGGAAATGGTTGAAGCCATTAAATTTGCTCATGAAGCTATCAAATTACAAATTGAAGCACAAGAAAAATTAAGAGCTGCAATTGGTACTCCAGCTTATAGAGAATATGAGCCAGAAAAAGAAGATGAAGCTGTTTATGCTAAAGTAAAAGCTGCAGCATACGACAAATACTATGCTATTGCACAGGAAGCTTCAGCAAAAAGCGAAAGAGGTGAAAAATTTGCTATCGTAAAAGAAGAAGTTAAAGCTTTATATTCAGAAGAAGAATATGCTGAAAATGCAGATTTAGCTGAATTAGTAAGCAAATACAATTATAAAGTTCAAAAAACTGCCGTTAGAAATGTAATTTTAGAAAAAGGAATTCGTTTAGACGGAAGAAAAACTACTGAAATTCGCCCAATTTGGTGTGAAGTAGATTATTTACCTTCTGCACATGGATCAGCAGTTTTTACACGTGGTGAAACTCAAGCTTTAGCAACAGTAACTTTAGGAACATCTAGAGAAGCTAACGTTATCGATTTACCTTCGGAACAAGGTGAAGAGCGTTTCTACTTACATTATAACTTCCCTCCTTTCTCAACGGGTGAAGCAAAACCATTAAGAGGAACCTCTAGAAGAGAAGTTGGACATGGTAATTTAGCGCAACGTGCTTTAAAAAACATGATTCCTGCTGATTGTCCTTATACAATTCGTATAGTATCAGAAGTATTAGAATCTAATGGTTCGTCTTCAATGGCTACTGTATGTTCTGGAACATTAGCATTAATGGATGCAGGTGTACAAATGGTAAAACCAGTTTCTGGTATAGCTATGGGATTAATTACCGATGGCGAAAAATTTGCTGTATTATCAGACATCTTAGGTGATGAAGATCACTTAGGAGATATGGACTTTAAAGTAACAGGAACAGCAGACGGAATTACTGCTTGTCAAATGGACATCAAAATTGAAGGATTAAGATACGACATTATGGAGCAAGCCTTAGAACAAGCTCGTGATGGTCGTTTACATATATTAGGAAAAATTACTGAAACTATTGCTCAACCAAATGCAACTGTTAAAGCAAAAGCTCCTAAAATTGTTAAATTCAGCATTCCAAAAGATTTCATTGGAGCTATCATTGGACCTGGAGGTAAAAACATTCAAGGATTACAAGCCGATACTGAAACTACTATAGTAATTACAGAAGTTGGAGACTTTGGAGAAATTGAAATATTAGGTACAAAACAAGAAGGAATGGACAAAGCTTTTGCTACTATTCAAAATCAAGTTTTTGCTCCAGTTGAAGGTGAAACGTATAAAGTAAAAGTAACTAAGGTACTGGACTTTGGAGCAGTTGTTGAATTTGTTCCAGGAAAAGACAGTTTGTTACACGTTTCTGAATGGGATTGGAAACGCATTGAAAAAATCAGCGACTTTGTAAAAGAAGGTGATGAATTAGAAGTGAAATATTTAGGTTTAGATCCAAAAACTAGAAAACCAAAAGTTTCAAGAAAAGCATTATTACCTCGTCCTCCAAGAGAAGACAAAAAACCTGAAAACAAGGAAAACAAAGATAATCCACAAGGTTAA